The following proteins are encoded in a genomic region of Gossypium hirsutum isolate 1008001.06 chromosome D05, Gossypium_hirsutum_v2.1, whole genome shotgun sequence:
- the LOC107906397 gene encoding probable folate-biopterin transporter 3 isoform X2 — protein sequence MLIQSLHKNLHLGFALLSPVAGSAGIAIADVAIGACVTQHAISHTYLAGDMQSLCGMSSSIGALLGFSLSGFFVHLVGAKGVFGLLAIPASLVVLVGILLRESQVRNFAYRRVKEKIVDASKVMWTTLKCRDVWRPCLYIYLSLALGLHIHEGMFYWYTDAKEGPSFSQEVVGSIFSVGAVGSLFGVLLYQNFLKNHPFRDILFWAQLLHGVSGLLDLVLVLRINLKLGMPDYFFVVVDEAVSRMIGRIKWMPFLVLSSKLFPSGIEGTFFALIMSIDQIGLLSSAWSGGLVLHMLNVTRTQFDNLWIAIVIRSPLRLIPIGFLFLMPRSDPNLSILPSEMLRTKRGNDVLEPENIEMATLVNSI from the exons ATGCTAATTCAATCACTCCATAAGAATCTGCATCTTGGATTTGCCTTGTTATCCCCGGTGGCAGGAAGTGCTGGTATTGCAATTGCTGATGTGGCTATTGGTGCCTGTGTCACACAACATGCTATAAGTCATACTTACCTTGCTGGTGATATGCAGAGCTTGTGTGGGATGAGCTCTTCTATTGGAGCATTGTTAGGATTCTCGCTTAGTGGCTTCTTTGTTCACCTAGTTGGAGCCAAG GGTGTATTTGGGTTGCTTGCAATCCCTGCTAGCCTAGTTGTTTTGGTTGGAATCTTGTTGAGAGAATCCCAAGTGCGCAACTTTGCTTATAGAAGA GTAAAGGAGAAAATTGTAGATGCTAGCAAGGTTATGTGGACAACACTGAAATGCCGGGATGTTTGGCGACCGTGTTTATACATTTATTTGTCTCTTGCACTAGGCTTACATATCCATGAAGGGATGTTCTACTGGTATACAGATGCAAAGGAGGGTCCATCTTTCTCACAG GAAGTTGTTGGATCCATCTTCTCTGTTGGTGCCGTGGGCTCTCTTTTTGGGGTCCTTCTGTACCAAAACTTTTTGAAAAACCATCCTTTTCGTGATATACTTTTTTGGGCCCAGCTGTTGCATGGTGTTTCTGGATTGCTGGATTTGGTATTGGTGTTGCGTATAAATTTGAAACTTGGTATGCCAGATTATTTCTTTGTGGTGGTTGATGAAGCAGTTTCTCGTATGATTGGGCGTATTAAATGGATGCCTTTTCTCGTACTTAGCTCCAAGCTTTTCCCATCTGGTATAGAAGGCACTTTCTTCGCTCTAATCATGTCAATTGATCAAATAGGATTGCTTTCATCAGCCTGGTCAGGAGGCCTAGTGCTCCACATGTTGAATGTTACACGTACACAATTTGACAACCTTTGGATAGCCATTGTTATCCGGAGCCCGTTAAGACTTATTCCAATCGGGTTCCTATTTTTGATGCCTAGAAGTGATCCCAACTTGTCCATCCTTCCATCTGAGATGTTGAGGACAAAAAGGGGCAATGATGTACTTGAACCTGAGAATATTGAAATGGCTACTCTTGTCAATAGCATCTGA
- the LOC107906397 gene encoding probable folate-biopterin transporter 3 isoform X1: MGNGYIMESFQLLFIIRRRQKKENKSKERGWKIENPVYLIIYDQFNFLTDLFMIISGFLGVISMLIQSLHKNLHLGFALLSPVAGSAGIAIADVAIGACVTQHAISHTYLAGDMQSLCGMSSSIGALLGFSLSGFFVHLVGAKGVFGLLAIPASLVVLVGILLRESQVRNFAYRRVKEKIVDASKVMWTTLKCRDVWRPCLYIYLSLALGLHIHEGMFYWYTDAKEGPSFSQEVVGSIFSVGAVGSLFGVLLYQNFLKNHPFRDILFWAQLLHGVSGLLDLVLVLRINLKLGMPDYFFVVVDEAVSRMIGRIKWMPFLVLSSKLFPSGIEGTFFALIMSIDQIGLLSSAWSGGLVLHMLNVTRTQFDNLWIAIVIRSPLRLIPIGFLFLMPRSDPNLSILPSEMLRTKRGNDVLEPENIEMATLVNSI; this comes from the exons ATGGGTAATGGATATATCATGGAATCTTTCCAACTTCTTTTTATAATCCGGCGTAgacaaaagaaggaaaataagagcAAAGAAAGAGGATGGAAGATAGAAAACCCGGTATACCTTATTATATATGATCAGTTCAATTTTTTGACAgatttatttatgattatttcAGGGTTTCTTGGTGTGATCTCAATGCTAATTCAATCACTCCATAAGAATCTGCATCTTGGATTTGCCTTGTTATCCCCGGTGGCAGGAAGTGCTGGTATTGCAATTGCTGATGTGGCTATTGGTGCCTGTGTCACACAACATGCTATAAGTCATACTTACCTTGCTGGTGATATGCAGAGCTTGTGTGGGATGAGCTCTTCTATTGGAGCATTGTTAGGATTCTCGCTTAGTGGCTTCTTTGTTCACCTAGTTGGAGCCAAG GGTGTATTTGGGTTGCTTGCAATCCCTGCTAGCCTAGTTGTTTTGGTTGGAATCTTGTTGAGAGAATCCCAAGTGCGCAACTTTGCTTATAGAAGA GTAAAGGAGAAAATTGTAGATGCTAGCAAGGTTATGTGGACAACACTGAAATGCCGGGATGTTTGGCGACCGTGTTTATACATTTATTTGTCTCTTGCACTAGGCTTACATATCCATGAAGGGATGTTCTACTGGTATACAGATGCAAAGGAGGGTCCATCTTTCTCACAG GAAGTTGTTGGATCCATCTTCTCTGTTGGTGCCGTGGGCTCTCTTTTTGGGGTCCTTCTGTACCAAAACTTTTTGAAAAACCATCCTTTTCGTGATATACTTTTTTGGGCCCAGCTGTTGCATGGTGTTTCTGGATTGCTGGATTTGGTATTGGTGTTGCGTATAAATTTGAAACTTGGTATGCCAGATTATTTCTTTGTGGTGGTTGATGAAGCAGTTTCTCGTATGATTGGGCGTATTAAATGGATGCCTTTTCTCGTACTTAGCTCCAAGCTTTTCCCATCTGGTATAGAAGGCACTTTCTTCGCTCTAATCATGTCAATTGATCAAATAGGATTGCTTTCATCAGCCTGGTCAGGAGGCCTAGTGCTCCACATGTTGAATGTTACACGTACACAATTTGACAACCTTTGGATAGCCATTGTTATCCGGAGCCCGTTAAGACTTATTCCAATCGGGTTCCTATTTTTGATGCCTAGAAGTGATCCCAACTTGTCCATCCTTCCATCTGAGATGTTGAGGACAAAAAGGGGCAATGATGTACTTGAACCTGAGAATATTGAAATGGCTACTCTTGTCAATAGCATCTGA
- the LOC107913783 gene encoding aspartyl protease family protein At5g10770: MLLMKGMALLPFMLSLLVLLLHYHNEVHCYGDKQLLHLPWDTVDSTCLSHKSRQEKGATILEMKHQDYCYGGGVKDWNKLLQKRLILDDLRVQSLQARIKNMASTQTRDVSDDRLPLTSGVELGTLNYIVTVEIAGRKMTVIVDTGSDLTWVQCQPCKSCYSQKEPLFNPTASPSYRTVPCNSSECQSLAFATGNTGICGENPPTCNYVVSYGDGSYTRGELAHDQLNLGKTPVDNFIFGCGRNNNGLFGGTSGLLGLGRSSISLVSQTKAIFGGFFSYCLPSTQSGASGSLVLGGNSSVYNTSSPISYTRMIPNPKLSTFYFLNLTGISVGGVTLQDSSFGKSSMLIDSGTVITRLPPTMYKALKAEFQKQFSGFPTAPAFSILDTCFNLSAYQEVDVPTIKLQFEGNAEMKVDINGVFYFVKTDASQVCLALASLSFEDEIGIIANYQQRNQRVIYDTKGSKLGFAQESCSFT; the protein is encoded by the exons ATGTTGTTAATGAAAGGAATGGCTCTTCTCCCTTTTATGCTTTCACTACTTGTTCTCCTACTCCACTATCACAATGAGGTTCACTGTTATGGAGACAAGCAGCTTCTCCACCTTCCATGGGACACTGTTGATTCTACTTGTTTGTCTCATAAATCAA GACAGGAGAAAGGTGCAACCATATTGGAAATGAAGCACCAGGACTATTGTTACGGAGGAGGGGTCAAAGACTGGAACAAGTTGCTTCAAAAACGCTTGATTTTGGATGATCTAAGAGTTCAGTCATTGCAAGCCCGGATAAAAAACATGGCCTCTACCCAAACACGTGATGTTTCCGATGATAGACTTCCCTTAACTTCTGGAGTCGAACTCGGGACGCTAAACTACATTGTTACAGTCGAAATAGCTGGTCGGAAAATGACGGTGATTGTTGATACCGGAAGTGATTTGACTTGGGTTCAATGCCAGCCTTGCAAATCATGTTATAGCCAAAAAGAACCTCTTTTCAACCCTACTGCATCTCCTTCCTACCGAACAGTCCCATGCAATTCATCTGAGTGTCAATCACTTGCATTTGCTACTGGAAACACCGGAATCTGTGGGGAAAACCCGCCCACCTGTAACTATGTTGTTAGCTATGGCGACGGATCCTACACTCGTGGTGAATTAGCTCATGATCAACTCAATCTAGGGAAGACTCCAGTGGACAATTTCATATTTGGGTGCGGCCGGAACAATAATGGTCTGTTCGGTGGAACTTCAGGTCTGTTGGGTCTAGGGAGGAGTTCAATCTCTCTGGTTTCTCAAACTAAAGCAATATTTGGTGGGTTTTTCTCCTATTGTTTGCCATCAACACAATCTGGAGCATCAGGTTCATTAGTTTTGGGAGGCAATTCATCAGTTTACAATACTTCTAGCCCCATTTCTTATACCAGAATGATCCCAAATCCAAAGCTATCAACTTTTTATTTCCTCAACCTTACTGGTATCAGTGTTGGTGGGGTGACACTGCAAGATTCAAGCTTTGGTAAAAGCTCGATGCTTATTGATTCCGGGACGGTTATCACAAGGCTTCCTCCAACAATGTACAAGGCCTTGAAGGCAGAGTTTCAGAAACAATTCTCCGGTTTTCCTACTGCACCGGCTTTCTCGATCTTGGATACTTGCTTTAACCTTAGTGCATACCAAGAAGTGGATGTTCCTACAATAAAATTGCAGTTTGAGGGTAATGCTGAGATGAAGGTGGATATCAACGGGGTCTTTTACTTTGTAAAGACAGATGCATCTCAGGTTTGTTTGGCTCTTGCAAGCCTCTCATTCGAAGACGAAATAGGTATCATTGCAAATTATCAGCAAAGAAACCAAAGGGTTATATATGATACAAAGGGGTCTAAGTTGGGATTTGCGCAGGAAAGTTGCAGTTTTACTTGA
- the LOC121217691 gene encoding AP2-like ethylene-responsive transcription factor At1g16060 has protein sequence MAKISHQDQKNGSGNEKTAAQPTTKLKRTRKTVPRHSPPQRSSTYRGVTRHRWTGRFEAHLWDKNCWNESQKKKGRQVYLGAYADEEAAAHAYDLAALKYWGQDTVLNFPLSTYEKELKEMESQSKEEYIGSLRRKSSGFARGVSKYRGVARHHHNGRWEARIGRVFGNKYLYLGTYATQEEAAMAYDMAAIEYRGLNAVTNFDLSRYIGWLHPNDQSDSNNSSNPQQNFNGDTNSTPSPNHDTKLEISIQSQTYCTSDTRLDDSNSNGSSSSASSALGHLLKSSKIKEMLDRTSEAACPSTPPEPNVPRRSFPDYIQTYFDCQDSSSYTEDDDIIFGDLDSLAMPMFHCELDG, from the exons ATGGCGAAAATCTCACATCAAGACCAGAAGAACGGTTCGGGTAATGAAAAAACTGCTGCACAACCTACAACCAAACTCAAGCGCACTCGTAAAACTGTTCCCCGTCACTCTCCTCCCCAACGTAGCTCCACGTATCGAGGCGTTACTAG GCACCGATGGACAGGGAGATTTGAAGCTCATTTGTGGGATAAGAATTGCTGGAATGAATcgcagaaaaaaaaaggaagacaag TGTATTTAG GTGCTTATGCGGATGAAGAAGCGGCTGCACATGCATATGACTTGGCTGCATTGAAGTACTGGGGACAAGATACTGTCCTTAATTTCCCA TTATCCACTTATGAAAAGGAACTCAAGGAAATGGAGAGTCAATCAAAAGAAGAATACATTGGATCTTTGAGGAG GAAAAGCAGTGGATTTGCTCGTGGGGTCTCAAAATATAGAGGCGTAGCCAG GCACCACCACAATGGAAGATGGGAAGCTCGGATTGGCAGAGTATTTGGCAACAAGTATCTCTATCTTGGGACATatg CAACACAAGAAGAAGCAGCGATGGCTTATGACATGGCTGCCATAGAATACAGAGGACTCAATGCGGTTACGAATTTTGACCTAAGTCGTTATATCGGTTGGTTACATCCAAATGACCAAAGTGATTCCAATAACTCTTCAAACCCTCAACAAAACTTTAATGGTGACACCAATTCAACCCCAAGTCCTAATCATGACACGAAGTTAGAGATTTCCATCCAATCTCAAACTTACTGTACAAGTGATACACGACTAGACGACAGCAATAGCAATGGCAGCAGTAGCTCAGCCTCATCGGCACTAGGGCATTTGctgaaatcatcaaaaattaagGAAATGTTAGATAGGACATCGGAGGCTGCATGTCCATCAACGCCGCCCGAACCTAACGTACCTCGTCGGAGCTTTCCGGATTATATTCAAACATACTTTGATTGTCAAGACTCTAGCAGCTACACTGAGGATGATGATATTATTTTTGGCGACCTAGATTCGTTGGCGATGCCCATGTTTCATTGCGAGCTTGATGGTtag
- the LOC121217690 gene encoding tubby-like protein 8, with product MGELKDPLVQRQASCNAPYVNPLIDLKHNRSCSEGNPASFSDNKENVVFGAGKENAAPSTNNGSSSSEVAKKTTTHLKSLSTIGTFDASKEVTSYKSLSTGKVLKESSLQFCMQMNEPDKAFGCKLWDPIDSDNSASLNIWDYSDSEAAPASSWSTLPNRALLCRPLPLDIGRCTCVIVKEPLPDGFHGGTLYSLYTNEGKGRQNRKLAVAYHKRRNGKSVFAIAQTTKGILSNSDDSCVGLMTANLLGSKYHIWNQNGRTMSSNKQSNPLLGVVRFMPTIATWTGSYRSMKAYIPKHQSMQLKNVAQMQHINGLPKDWEEKMDKIHKLFSRIPRYNKMLKQYELDFRERGRAAGLRIQSSVKNFQLTLQENGRQTILQLGRVDRYKYVMDFRYPLTGYQAFCICLASIDSKLCCTM from the exons ATGGGTGAGTTGAAGGATCCTTTAGTTCAACGCCAAGCTTCATGCAATGCTCCGTATGTTAATCCTCTCATTGACCTCAAACACAACCGCAGCTGCAGTGAAGGGAACCCTGCATCATTTTCAGACAACAAGGAAAATGTTGTCTTTGGTGCTGGCAAAGAAAATGCAGCTCCTTCAACAAATAATGGGTCTTCTTCTTCTGAAGTTGCTAAAAAGACTACTACCCATTTGAAATCGCTGTCCACTATTGGTACTTTCGATGCTTCCAAAGAAGTTACAAGTTACAAGTCTCTGTCCACAGGGAAGGTCTTGAAAGAATCGTCCCTTCAGTTCTGTATGCAAATGAATGAACCTGACAAGGCTTTTGGGTGCAAGTTATGGGACCCCATAGATTCAGACAATTCTGCTTCTTTGAATATTTGGGATTACTCGGATTCCGAAGCCGCCCCGGCTTCTTCTTGGTCTACATTGCCCAATAG GGCTCTGTTGTGCAGGCCGTTGCCACTGGACATAGGAAGATGTACTTGTGTTATTGTGAAAGAACCCTTACCTGATGGGTTCCATGGCGGCACTCTGTATTCACTTTATACCAAT GAAGGTAAAGGACGACAGAATCGGAAGCTAGCGGTGGCTTATCACAAACGACGGAATGGGAAATCAGTGTTTGCCATAGCTCAGACTACCAAAGGAATACTGTCTAATTCTGATGATAGTTGCGTTGGACTCATGACAGCTAACCTTCTTGGATCAAAATACCATATATGGAATCAG AATGGTCGAACCATGTCATCAAACAAACAATCTAATCCTCTCTTGGGTGTTGTAAG GTTCATGCCAACCATAGCGACATGGACCGGGAGTTACCGAAGCATGAAGGCATATATACCTAAGCACCAATCAATGCAGCTCAAGAATGTGGCTCAG ATGCAACACATTAATGGACTACCTAAGGACTGGGAGGAGAAAATGGACAAAATCCACAAGTTGTTCTCAAGGATTCCTCGTTACAACAAA ATGTTGAAACAATACGAATTAGACTTCAGAGAAAGGGGAAGAGCTGCTGGACTCAGAATACAAAGCTCAGTAAAGAATTTTCAGCTGACATTGCAG GAGAACGGAAGGCAAACAATTCTTCAGCTTGGAAGAGTGGATAGATACAAGTATGTTATGGATTTCAGGTATCCACTAACAGGTTACCAAGCATTTTGTATATGCTTGGCTTCAATTGATTCAAAGCTTTGTTGCACTATGTAA